From the Variovorax paradoxus genome, the window CTTCCAACCAACAATGATCAAGAAATTCATCGACAAGCTGCTCGGCAAGAGCGCCGACAGCACGCAGGGCAAGAGCCGCTTCGGCAAGCGCCAGGAGGTGCCGGCAGAGGTTCACAAGATCGATCCGGCCCTGGTCGACGAACGCGCGAAGAACGTGGTCACCACGCTGCAGCAGGCGGGCTTCGAGGCCTACGTGGTGGGCGGTGCGGTGCGTGACCTGCTGCTGGGGCTGCGCCCCAAGGACTTCGACGTGGCCACCAACGCCACGCCCGAGCAGGTCAAGTCGCTGTTCCGCCGCGCCTTCATCATCGGCCGGCGTTTTCGCATCGTGCACGTGGTGTACGGCCGCGGGCGCGAGCACGAGGTGATCGAGGTCTCGACCTTCCGCGCCTACATGGACAACACCGCGGCCGAGCAGGTGTCGGGCAACGAGCGCACCAGCAAGGGCGAACTGGCGAGCATGAAGCACGCCGTGGACGCCAGTGGCCGCGTGCTGCGCGACAACGTCTGGGGTCCGCAGGAGGAAGACGCGGCGCGCCGCGACTTCACCGTGAACGCCATGTACTACGACCCGGCCAACCAGGTCGTTGTCGACTATCACAACGGCATCAAGGACGCGCAGAAGCTCACGCTGCGCATGATCGGCGACCCGGCCACGCGCTATCGCGAAGACCCGGTGCGCATCATCCGCGCCATCCGCTTCTCCGCAAAGCTCGCCGCCCTCGGCTTCAAGATGGAGGCCAAGACGGCCGCGCCGCTGGTCGAATCGAGCCGGCTGCTGGCCGACGTGCCGCAGAGTCGCCTGTTCGACGAAATGCTCAAGTTGTTGCAGACCGGCCATGCGATCGCGACCGTCGAGCAACTCAACAAGCTCGGCCTGGCGCGCGGCATCTATCCGCTGCTCGACGTGGTGGTCGAACGTGCCGACCAGCCCTTCGTGAAGGCCGCCCTGCAGGACACCGACCGCCGCGTGGGCGAGGGCAAGCCGGTGGCGCCGAGCTTCCTGCTGGCCTGCGTGCTGTGGGCCGACGTGCGTGATGGCTGGGCCCAGCGCCAGGAAGGCCGCCACGGCCAGCGCGCGCAGCCGCCGTTCCCGGCGCTGCAGGACGCGATCGACGATGTTTTCAACGCGCGTATCGGCGACGTCTCGGGCCGCGGCAAGCTGGCCGCCGACATGCGCGAGATCTGGATGATGCAGCCGCGCTTCGACAAGCGCACCGGCTCCACGCCCTACAGCCTGGTCGAGCAGGCGCGTTTCCGCGCCGCTTTCGACTTCATGCGCCTGCGTGCCGACGTGGGCGAGGTGAGCGAGGCCATCGCCGAGTGGTGGCAGGAGTTCAGCACCGCCGACGATCTGCGTCGCCAGGACCTGCTGGAGCAGGTGCGCGACGAGCAGAAGGTGCGCCAGCGTGTGCGCATCCGCGAAACCGCGCCCGCGCCCAAGGCGCCCGTCAGGCCGCGCAGCGAGATGGCTGCGCGCCTGCCCGACGCCGCTGGCGAGAACGAGGACGAGCCGGAAGTCGAGGCCGGTGCCGTGCCGCCCGACGGCGAAGCCGTGCCGCGCAAGCGCCGGCGCCGCCGCAAGCCGCGTCCGGCGGGCGGCGGTGGCTCTGGCGGTTCCGGCGGTGAGGGCGGCGGGAGCGCCGCAGGCGCATGAGCGCCACCGGTCGGCCGAAGGACGGCAAGAAAAGCAGCGGCAGGCCGCCTGCGGGCAAATCGGCCAGGGGCGGTACAGGCGGTGGGCGCGGCGGCGACGGCGTGCCCGCGCGTCGTCCTGCGGCGCGGCCTTCGGGCAAGCCGGTCTCAGGCAGCGGTCCGGCGATGCGCCGCCCGAAGGAGGACTATCCGACGGTGCAGGCCTTCGTCGCCATCGGTGCCAATCTGGGCGATGCCCAGGCGGCCGTGCGGGCGGCGATGGACGCCATCGGCACCATCGAGCGCACCGTGGTGACGGCGCGTTCGTCGCTATACCAGAGCGCGCCGGTCGAGGCGACCGGGCCCGACTACATCAACGCCGTCGTGGCGGTGCGCACCGGCCTGACGGCCGAGGCTTTTCTTTCCGAACTGCAACTGCTCGAGGAGCAGGCCGGGCGCGAGCGGCCGTTTCCCAATGCACCGCGCACGCTCGACCTCGACCTGCTGATGCACGGCAACACCGTCAAGGACACGCCCGCGCTCACGCTGCCGCATCCGCGCATGCGCGAGCGCGCCTTCGTGATCAAGCCGCTGGCCGAGATCGCCCCCGACAAGGTGCCGCGCGCGGCGCTTGCCCGCGTGTCGGGCCAGGTCATCCAGCGATTGCGCTGAACGCGGCAGGAGGCGGCCATGCTGCTGTACGTGCTCGATCTCGCCGGCGTGGCCGTGTTCGCGATCAGCGGCGTGCTGGCGGCGGGCCATGCGGGACTCGACTGGCTGGGCGTGGTGGTGATCGCTTCCGTCACGGCCGTGGGCGGCGGCACCCTGCGCGACCTGCTGCTGGACCGCCACCCCGTCTTCTGGATCCGCGACGTGCGCTACGTGTACGTGATCCTGGCCGCCTGCGCGGCCGGCATCGCCTGGGCGCACGCCATGCCGATCCCCGAGCACGCCCTGGCGTTGGCCGATGCGCTCGGGCTGGGGCTTTTCGCCATCACCGGCGCGCAGATCGCCGAGGAGCGCCGCCTTCCGGCCGTCATCGTGATGCTGGTGGGCACCATGACGGGCGCGGCCGGCGGCCTGCTGCGCGACGTCTTCACCGCCCGCATCCCGCTGCTGCTGAGCAGCGGCATCTACGGCTCGGCGGCCATCGCCGGCATTGCCGGCTACCTGCTGCTGCAGGCCGCCCGCATGCCGCGGCGCTGGGCTTTCCATTGGGGTGTGCTGCTGATCGTGGCGCTGCGCATGGGCGGCATCTACGGCGGCTGGCACCTGCCGGTGCTGCGGCTGGCGGGTTGAGCCCGAGGGGCTGAAAAGCGGGCCGGCCTGGGGACCTTCCTCGCTCCCGTTAAACTTCGCCGGTTTTTCACGAAGGCGTCATCAAGTTGTGGTTGGCGCACCCCCAGGAGTTTCCATGTTCGGCAAGCTGCTGCCCCGCGAGGGCAATTTCTTCGAGATGTTCAACCAGCACGCCGAGCGCATCGTGGAGGCTGCGCGGGCGTTCGAGCAACTGGTGGCCAATTACAGCGACGTGCATCTGCGCGAGCAGTACAACCGCGACGTCGACAACGCCGAGCGCGCCGCCGACCGCGTGACGCACGACGTCAACCGCCTGATCCACAAGACCTTCATCACGCCCATCGACCGCGAGCAGATCCACAAGCTCATCAACACTATGGACGACGTGGCCGACCTGATCCAGGACTCAGCCGAGACCATGGCGCTGTACGACGTGCGCCACATGACCGACGAGATCGTGCGCCTCACGGCACTTAGCGTGAAGTGTTGCGACCGCCTGAAGGACGCCGTCAAGTTCCTCGGCAAGATCGCCGACCCGGCCGTGGCCGAGGCCACGCTGAAGACCTGCGAGGAAATCGACCGCCTCGAGTCGGACGCCGACCGCGTCATGCGCAGCGCCATGAGCAAGCTGTTCCGCGAGGAGCCCGACGTGCGAGAGGTCATCAAGCTCAAGGCGATCTACGAACTTCTCGAGACGATCACCGACAAGTGCGAGGACGTGGCCAACGTGATCGAGGGCATCGTCCTCGAGAATTCCTGAGCGGGCAGCAACCGATGGCAACGGTTCAGGTCGCCCTCTGGGTGGTGGTGGTGCTGGTCGCGCTGGCGATCCTGTTCGACTTCATGAACGGATTCCACGACGCCGCCAATTCGATCGCGACAGTGGTCTCCACCGGGGTGCTCAAGCCCGGGCAGGCCGTGGTGTTCGCGGCCTTCTTCAACCTCATCGCGATCTTCATCTTCCACCTGAGCGTGGCCGCCACCGTGGGCAAGGGCATCGCCCATCCCGGCGTGGTCGACGTGCACGTGGTGTTCGGCGCGCTGGTAGGCGCCATCAGCTGGAACCTCGTCACCTGGTACTACGGCATTCCGAGCAGTTCGTCGCATGCGCTCATCGGCGGCATCGTCGGTGCGGTGATTGCCAAGACCGGCACCAGTGGCCTCGTGGCCTCGGGCATCTGGAAGACCGTGGCCTTCATCTTCGTGTCGCCGCTACTGGGCTTCGTGCTGGGCTCGATGATGATGGTCCTGGTGGCCTGGGGCTTTCGCCGCGCCACGCCCTCGCGCGTGGACCGCTGGTTCCGCCGGCTGCAGCTGGTCTCGGCCGGTGCCTACAGCCTGGGCCACGGCGGCAACGATGCGCAGAAGACCATCGGCATCATCTGGATGCTGCTGATCGCCACCGGCTATGCCTCGGCCAGCGACGCGAACCCGCCGACCTGGACGATCGTGAGCTGCTATGCGGCGATCGCGCTGGGCACCATGTTCGGCGGCTGGCGCATCGTGAAGACCATGGGCCAGAAGATCACCAAGCTCAAGCCCGTGGGCGGCTTCTGCGCCGAGA encodes:
- the pcnB gene encoding polynucleotide adenylyltransferase PcnB, with the protein product MIKKFIDKLLGKSADSTQGKSRFGKRQEVPAEVHKIDPALVDERAKNVVTTLQQAGFEAYVVGGAVRDLLLGLRPKDFDVATNATPEQVKSLFRRAFIIGRRFRIVHVVYGRGREHEVIEVSTFRAYMDNTAAEQVSGNERTSKGELASMKHAVDASGRVLRDNVWGPQEEDAARRDFTVNAMYYDPANQVVVDYHNGIKDAQKLTLRMIGDPATRYREDPVRIIRAIRFSAKLAALGFKMEAKTAAPLVESSRLLADVPQSRLFDEMLKLLQTGHAIATVEQLNKLGLARGIYPLLDVVVERADQPFVKAALQDTDRRVGEGKPVAPSFLLACVLWADVRDGWAQRQEGRHGQRAQPPFPALQDAIDDVFNARIGDVSGRGKLAADMREIWMMQPRFDKRTGSTPYSLVEQARFRAAFDFMRLRADVGEVSEAIAEWWQEFSTADDLRRQDLLEQVRDEQKVRQRVRIRETAPAPKAPVRPRSEMAARLPDAAGENEDEPEVEAGAVPPDGEAVPRKRRRRRKPRPAGGGGSGGSGGEGGGSAAGA
- the folK gene encoding 2-amino-4-hydroxy-6-hydroxymethyldihydropteridine diphosphokinase; translated protein: MSATGRPKDGKKSSGRPPAGKSARGGTGGGRGGDGVPARRPAARPSGKPVSGSGPAMRRPKEDYPTVQAFVAIGANLGDAQAAVRAAMDAIGTIERTVVTARSSLYQSAPVEATGPDYINAVVAVRTGLTAEAFLSELQLLEEQAGRERPFPNAPRTLDLDLLMHGNTVKDTPALTLPHPRMRERAFVIKPLAEIAPDKVPRAALARVSGQVIQRLR
- a CDS encoding trimeric intracellular cation channel family protein codes for the protein MLLYVLDLAGVAVFAISGVLAAGHAGLDWLGVVVIASVTAVGGGTLRDLLLDRHPVFWIRDVRYVYVILAACAAGIAWAHAMPIPEHALALADALGLGLFAITGAQIAEERRLPAVIVMLVGTMTGAAGGLLRDVFTARIPLLLSSGIYGSAAIAGIAGYLLLQAARMPRRWAFHWGVLLIVALRMGGIYGGWHLPVLRLAG
- a CDS encoding DUF47 domain-containing protein, translated to MFGKLLPREGNFFEMFNQHAERIVEAARAFEQLVANYSDVHLREQYNRDVDNAERAADRVTHDVNRLIHKTFITPIDREQIHKLINTMDDVADLIQDSAETMALYDVRHMTDEIVRLTALSVKCCDRLKDAVKFLGKIADPAVAEATLKTCEEIDRLESDADRVMRSAMSKLFREEPDVREVIKLKAIYELLETITDKCEDVANVIEGIVLENS
- a CDS encoding inorganic phosphate transporter; protein product: MATVQVALWVVVVLVALAILFDFMNGFHDAANSIATVVSTGVLKPGQAVVFAAFFNLIAIFIFHLSVAATVGKGIAHPGVVDVHVVFGALVGAISWNLVTWYYGIPSSSSHALIGGIVGAVIAKTGTSGLVASGIWKTVAFIFVSPLLGFVLGSMMMVLVAWGFRRATPSRVDRWFRRLQLVSAGAYSLGHGGNDAQKTIGIIWMLLIATGYASASDANPPTWTIVSCYAAIALGTMFGGWRIVKTMGQKITKLKPVGGFCAETGGALTLFLATALGIPVSTTHTITGAIVGVGSAQRASAVRWGVAGNIVWAWIFTIPASAFVAAIAYWISIQLF